The following proteins are encoded in a genomic region of Deltaproteobacteria bacterium:
- a CDS encoding MBL fold metallo-hydrolase produces the protein MQVTEHIHALKIPFRLSPRFVYVYLIYGEKICLIDSGILSSEEQIFEYIKKTGRNPAEITLLVQTHSHPDHIGASAEIKRFSGCRVAIHREEKQWIENIDLQFRERPTGTFYSFVKSAVEVDMVIRDGDHLDLGAGQMLKVIHTPGHSRGMISLWFPEEGALFSGDAIPVKGGVPIYADVLESIKSIRKLKQIKGVKVLLSSWNDPALGDRAYEGMDEGLSYFQNLHEILRKRIAASPSLAIKELCARVLKDLGLPETFLNPNVVASIEAHLKEMRHQDLLKVSS, from the coding sequence ATGCAGGTCACAGAACATATCCATGCGTTAAAAATACCTTTTCGGCTATCCCCTCGATTTGTTTACGTCTACCTTATCTATGGGGAAAAAATTTGCCTCATTGACAGCGGGATTCTCTCTTCCGAGGAGCAGATTTTCGAATATATCAAGAAAACCGGCCGTAATCCCGCCGAAATAACCCTGCTGGTGCAGACGCATTCTCATCCCGATCACATCGGGGCCAGCGCAGAAATAAAAAGGTTTTCCGGATGTCGGGTGGCCATCCATCGGGAAGAGAAGCAATGGATAGAGAATATTGATTTACAATTTCGGGAACGCCCAACAGGAACTTTCTATTCCTTTGTGAAAAGCGCGGTAGAAGTCGACATGGTCATTCGTGATGGGGATCACTTGGATCTGGGCGCCGGGCAGATGTTAAAAGTCATCCATACCCCTGGTCATTCGCGGGGGATGATTTCTCTATGGTTCCCGGAAGAGGGGGCATTATTCTCAGGAGATGCGATCCCGGTTAAGGGTGGGGTTCCCATCTATGCGGACGTTCTCGAATCCATCAAATCCATAAGAAAATTAAAGCAGATTAAAGGAGTAAAAGTTTTATTGTCTTCTTGGAATGACCCTGCCCTTGGAGACAGGGCATACGAAGGGATGGATGAAGGGTTAAGCTATTTTCAAAACCTTCATGAGATCCTCCGTAAGCGAATCGCTGCTTCTCCCTCCCTCGCCATAAAAGAATTATGCGCCCGGGTTCTGAAGGATCTCGGCCTTCCCGAAACCTTCCTGAATCCCAATGTGGTCGCCTCTATCGAAGCCCACTTAAAAGAGATGCGGCATCAGGATTTGCTGAAGGTTTCATCTTAA
- the typA gene encoding translational GTPase TypA — MKRNVPNLKLRNIAIIAHVDHGKTTLVDHMFKQSGVFRPGQEVMERVMDSLDLERERGITIAAKNCSVYWHDVKINILDTPGHADFGGEVERALMMVDGVLLLVDASEGPLPQTRFVLKKALESGLKIIVVVNKIDRKDARPQEVLDEIYNLFFDLDATEDQIDFPILYAIGREGVAQKTAEEKGQDLTPLFQAILDEIPPPAYDPDEPFQMLVADLDYSDYLGRLAVGKVFHGTAGCNEDLVCLNREGKDIPLRISKLQVYDGINLQEVKSAQPGDIIILAGIKDVEIGDTICTREAPKALPRISVDEPTISMLFTSNTSPLSGKEGKYVQPGKIRERLYRESLRNVAIRMEDAEEADSFIVKGRGEFQMAILIETMRREGFELTVGRPQVIYKQRGAKTLEPIEHLFIDCAENFIGVVSEKLSRRKGRMVNLVNHGSGRVRLEFTIPSRSLIGYRNEFLTDTKGTGIMNSYLKGYEEYRGDFPLRMTGSLVSDREGEAVSYALFNLEPRGSLFLMPGEPVYEGMVIGEHNRENDINVNPCKMKKLTNMRASNKDDSIQLTPVIPLTMERVIEFIKDDEMVEVTPRSIRLRKTILSADKRHRRRAEKLNA, encoded by the coding sequence ATGAAAAGAAACGTGCCCAATTTAAAGTTAAGGAATATAGCCATTATCGCCCACGTCGACCACGGCAAGACCACGTTGGTGGACCATATGTTCAAACAAAGCGGCGTATTTCGCCCCGGCCAGGAGGTGATGGAGAGGGTCATGGACTCTCTGGATCTGGAGCGAGAAAGAGGGATCACCATCGCTGCCAAGAACTGTTCGGTCTACTGGCACGACGTCAAGATCAACATCCTGGACACTCCAGGCCACGCCGACTTCGGCGGGGAGGTGGAGCGGGCGCTCATGATGGTAGACGGCGTTCTCCTGCTGGTGGACGCCTCGGAAGGCCCTCTGCCCCAGACGCGGTTTGTACTCAAGAAGGCCCTGGAATCCGGCTTGAAGATCATCGTGGTAGTCAACAAGATTGACCGCAAGGACGCCCGGCCGCAGGAGGTGCTAGACGAAATCTATAACCTCTTCTTCGACCTGGACGCCACGGAAGACCAGATCGATTTTCCTATTCTCTACGCCATTGGCAGGGAGGGGGTCGCTCAGAAGACCGCGGAGGAGAAGGGGCAGGACCTTACGCCCCTCTTCCAGGCCATTCTCGATGAGATCCCGCCGCCCGCGTATGACCCGGATGAGCCGTTCCAGATGCTGGTGGCCGACCTGGACTACTCCGATTACCTCGGGCGCCTGGCCGTGGGCAAGGTCTTTCACGGCACAGCGGGGTGCAATGAGGACCTGGTCTGCCTGAACAGGGAAGGGAAGGACATCCCGCTCCGGATCTCCAAACTCCAGGTGTACGACGGGATCAACCTGCAAGAAGTGAAATCGGCCCAGCCGGGGGATATTATCATCCTGGCGGGGATCAAAGACGTGGAGATCGGCGACACCATCTGCACCCGCGAGGCACCCAAGGCCCTGCCGCGGATCTCCGTCGACGAGCCGACCATCTCAATGCTCTTCACCAGCAACACCTCTCCTTTGTCCGGGAAAGAAGGGAAATACGTGCAACCTGGCAAGATCCGCGAGCGCCTCTATCGGGAATCCCTGCGCAACGTGGCCATCCGCATGGAAGACGCTGAGGAGGCGGACAGCTTCATCGTCAAGGGGCGCGGGGAGTTTCAGATGGCCATCCTGATCGAGACCATGCGGCGGGAGGGGTTTGAGCTTACGGTCGGCCGCCCCCAGGTCATCTATAAGCAGAGAGGCGCGAAGACTCTTGAGCCTATCGAACACCTTTTCATCGACTGTGCCGAGAACTTCATCGGCGTAGTCTCCGAGAAACTCTCCCGGCGGAAGGGGCGCATGGTGAACCTGGTGAACCACGGAAGCGGCCGCGTCCGCCTGGAGTTCACCATCCCTTCGCGCTCCCTGATCGGGTACCGCAATGAATTCCTGACCGACACCAAGGGAACCGGGATTATGAACTCCTACCTGAAAGGCTATGAGGAGTACCGCGGGGACTTCCCTCTGCGCATGACCGGATCCCTGGTCTCCGACCGGGAGGGGGAGGCCGTGTCCTACGCCCTCTTCAACCTGGAGCCCCGGGGTAGCCTCTTTTTGATGCCCGGAGAGCCAGTCTACGAGGGAATGGTCATCGGGGAACACAACCGGGAGAACGACATCAATGTCAACCCGTGTAAGATGAAGAAATTGACCAACATGCGTGCCTCCAACAAGGACGACAGCATTCAACTGACTCCGGTGATCCCGTTGACCATGGAGAGGGTCATTGAGTTCATCAAGGACGACGAGATGGTGGAAGTCACCCCCCGCAGTATCCGTCTACGCAAAACTATCCTCTCCGCCGATAAGAGGCACCGACGGCGGGCGGAGAAGCTGAACGCATAG
- a CDS encoding pyridoxal phosphate-dependent aminotransferase has product MLEKSARVKRLQGSERAQRKISIPKDAIRLDLGEPDLPTPLHIQEAATKAMSDNFTHYGNAFGDEELREAICFSLQRDYGVQRKPEEVLITVGGMEAIHVICATYLNPGDEVLILDPEYSAYADSVALFGGNTLFVPLMENFHLDFQTIEGRISKKTKMIFISNPSNPTGRVLQEKEIRSLARIAQEQGLLLIVDEVYYKYLYGGIKHFSICQVEEMKKQAILLNSFSKTYAMTGWRVGYLVADSQIIKDLVTFHKALVTCPNTVAQRACIAAIKGSQDCVESMRKEYERRKRLVEQRLKGMERLSTSACEGAFYFFPRFQHSFTSREMTDYLFAKGILVRSGTEFGANGQKHFRISFATSIEKLEAGMEGLKRALDELG; this is encoded by the coding sequence ATGTTGGAAAAATCTGCCAGGGTCAAACGACTACAAGGTTCGGAACGGGCTCAAAGAAAGATTAGTATCCCTAAAGATGCCATCCGGTTGGATTTGGGGGAACCTGATTTGCCCACGCCCCTCCATATTCAGGAAGCGGCCACCAAGGCCATGAGCGATAATTTTACCCACTATGGCAATGCTTTCGGGGACGAAGAACTCAGGGAGGCCATCTGTTTTAGCCTGCAACGCGACTACGGCGTGCAGCGCAAACCGGAGGAGGTTCTGATTACCGTGGGGGGAATGGAGGCCATCCACGTGATCTGTGCGACCTATCTCAATCCCGGCGATGAAGTTTTAATCTTGGACCCCGAGTACTCTGCCTATGCCGATTCCGTTGCGCTTTTTGGCGGGAACACTCTTTTTGTCCCCCTGATGGAGAATTTTCATCTCGATTTCCAAACCATTGAAGGGCGGATATCTAAAAAGACGAAGATGATCTTCATATCCAACCCCAGCAACCCAACCGGAAGGGTGCTGCAGGAGAAGGAGATCCGCAGTCTCGCCCGGATTGCCCAGGAACAGGGTCTTCTTTTGATTGTGGATGAAGTTTATTACAAGTACCTCTATGGTGGGATTAAACATTTTTCAATCTGCCAGGTTGAAGAAATGAAAAAACAGGCCATTCTCCTCAATAGTTTTTCGAAAACCTATGCCATGACCGGCTGGAGAGTGGGGTACCTGGTGGCGGATTCCCAGATCATAAAAGACCTGGTCACATTTCACAAGGCTTTGGTCACCTGTCCCAATACCGTGGCCCAGCGGGCCTGTATCGCCGCCATCAAGGGTTCTCAGGATTGCGTGGAGTCGATGAGGAAGGAGTATGAAAGACGCAAGCGATTGGTCGAACAAAGACTGAAAGGGATGGAGAGGCTTTCCACCTCTGCCTGTGAAGGAGCTTTTTATTTCTTTCCCCGGTTCCAGCATTCGTTCACCAGTCGGGAAATGACGGATTATTTGTTTGCCAAGGGAATATTAGTGAGGAGCGGGACTGAATTTGGAGCGAATGGTCAGAAACATTTTCGGATCTCCTTTGCCACATCGATAGAAAAACTGGAAGCCGGGATGGAAGGGTTAAAAAGGGCTCTAGATGAATTAGGGTAA